The following are from one region of the Nostoc cf. commune SO-36 genome:
- a CDS encoding TVP38/TMEM64 family protein has translation MKKRLLNSKLKLLLLSCLAVTFIIAAKQLNFQGLLQTSVIWVKSLGVLGPIAYIVIYNLATLLFIPGSVLTLKGGCLFGVFWGSIYVLISATIGATLAFIIGRYLSRDWVSRQMEKHPKFKAIDLAVAKEGWKIVLLTRLSPVFPFNLLNYAFGVTQVSLKDYILGSFGIIPGTVMYAYIGSLAGNLAMINTSSQPITPETQVWQWIMQIVGLIATVAVTVYITKVAQKALSQSVAIEEITTYDKINNHSDI, from the coding sequence ATGAAGAAGCGTTTATTAAATTCCAAACTCAAACTACTACTCCTAAGTTGCCTTGCTGTCACTTTCATAATTGCTGCTAAACAGTTAAACTTTCAAGGACTTTTACAAACCTCAGTCATTTGGGTTAAAAGTCTAGGTGTCTTAGGGCCTATTGCCTACATAGTCATTTACAACTTAGCAACATTACTGTTTATACCGGGTTCCGTCTTAACGCTCAAAGGTGGTTGTCTGTTTGGAGTATTTTGGGGATCAATATACGTACTAATTTCTGCAACAATCGGAGCAACCTTGGCTTTTATCATTGGACGCTACCTGTCGCGGGATTGGGTTTCCCGACAAATGGAAAAACATCCTAAATTTAAAGCGATTGATTTAGCCGTTGCCAAAGAGGGATGGAAAATTGTCTTATTGACTCGTCTCTCTCCCGTGTTTCCCTTCAATTTATTAAATTATGCTTTTGGAGTAACACAGGTTTCTCTCAAAGACTATATATTAGGTTCCTTCGGCATTATTCCTGGTACTGTGATGTACGCTTATATTGGTTCTTTAGCTGGTAATCTTGCCATGATTAACACGTCTTCTCAACCAATTACTCCAGAAACTCAAGTCTGGCAATGGATAATGCAAATAGTTGGGTTAATTGCTACCGTTGCTGTGACTGTATATATCACAAAAGTTGCTCAGAAAGCATTATCTCAAAGTGTGGCAATAGAAGAAATAACAACCTATGACAAAATTAACAATCATTCAGATATTTAA
- a CDS encoding mercuric reductase, protein MTNSDLERVTVRPIDEYNQKLVSYVHPPNWVNPQPADVYDLVVIGAGTAGLVVAAGAAGLDLGLKVALIEKHLMGGDCLNVGCVPSKTIIRSARVVGEIWDAQNLGVNIPQRNIDVDFPKVMARMRRIRADISPNDSAERFQKLGVDVFLGSGRFASKNTVQVGDKTLRFKKAVIATGARAAQLPIPGIEKAGYLTNETVFSLIQRPERMAVIGGGPIGCELAQAFRRLGCEVVLFHSGSHILNKEDAEGAEILQKVLIKEGIRLVLNSKLEEVVTVTEGKRLYFSSNGHRDSVTVDEILVGAGRSPNVEGLNLESVGVEYDKHQGVKVNDYLQTTNPKIYAAGDICMNWKFTHAADAAARIVIKNTLFSPFGIGRSKLSNLVMPWVTYTDPEIAHVGMYEDEAQKLGIEVTTIKIPFNSVDRAIADSEESGFLKIHHKKGSDEIIGATIVASHAGEMISEVTTAMVNKIGLSKLSSVIHPYPTQAEAIKKAADAYRRTLLTSNTKKLLGFLTKLS, encoded by the coding sequence ATGACCAATTCAGATTTAGAAAGAGTTACAGTTCGCCCAATAGATGAGTATAACCAAAAGTTGGTGTCTTACGTCCATCCGCCCAATTGGGTTAATCCTCAACCCGCCGACGTTTACGATTTGGTAGTAATTGGTGCTGGTACGGCGGGATTAGTGGTGGCTGCGGGTGCGGCGGGTCTAGATTTGGGTTTAAAGGTGGCGTTAATTGAAAAGCATCTCATGGGTGGGGATTGCTTAAATGTTGGTTGCGTACCATCTAAAACTATTATTCGGTCTGCCCGCGTTGTTGGCGAAATCTGGGATGCTCAAAACTTGGGAGTTAATATTCCCCAACGCAATATTGATGTTGATTTTCCCAAAGTCATGGCCAGAATGCGGCGGATAAGGGCTGATATCAGCCCTAATGACTCGGCGGAACGGTTTCAAAAGTTGGGTGTAGATGTCTTTTTGGGTAGTGGTCGATTTGCGAGTAAAAATACGGTGCAAGTTGGCGATAAAACCCTCCGATTTAAAAAAGCTGTAATTGCGACTGGTGCAAGAGCTGCACAACTGCCGATTCCAGGAATTGAAAAGGCGGGTTATCTAACTAATGAGACAGTTTTTTCGCTGATTCAACGACCGGAACGTATGGCGGTGATTGGTGGCGGCCCCATTGGTTGCGAATTGGCGCAAGCTTTCCGGCGGTTGGGTTGTGAGGTGGTACTTTTCCATAGCGGTTCTCACATCCTTAATAAAGAAGATGCTGAGGGCGCTGAAATTCTCCAAAAGGTTTTGATTAAAGAAGGAATTCGCCTGGTATTAAATTCTAAGTTGGAAGAAGTGGTAACTGTCACCGAGGGGAAACGGCTTTACTTTTCCTCCAATGGTCATCGAGATTCTGTGACAGTCGATGAAATTTTAGTCGGTGCGGGGCGATCGCCAAATGTGGAAGGTTTAAATTTAGAATCAGTTGGGGTGGAATACGACAAACACCAAGGTGTGAAGGTAAATGATTACCTCCAAACGACCAATCCCAAAATTTATGCAGCTGGTGATATCTGCATGAACTGGAAGTTTACCCATGCTGCTGATGCAGCAGCGCGGATTGTAATTAAAAATACGCTATTTTCTCCCTTTGGCATAGGACGCTCGAAACTCAGTAATCTAGTGATGCCTTGGGTAACTTATACTGACCCAGAAATTGCCCACGTTGGGATGTATGAAGACGAGGCGCAGAAATTGGGTATTGAAGTGACGACAATTAAGATACCTTTTAATAGTGTAGACCGAGCGATCGCAGATAGTGAAGAGTCAGGATTTCTCAAAATCCACCATAAAAAAGGGTCTGATGAAATTATCGGTGCAACTATTGTCGCCAGTCATGCAGGTGAGATGATATCAGAAGTGACTACGGCAATGGTGAATAAAATAGGCTTGAGTAAGTTAAGCAGTGTAATTCATCCTTATCCCACTCAAGCCGAAGCGATTAAAAAAGCTGCTGATGCTTATCGCCGAACTCTACTGACATCAAATACCAAAAAATTGTTGGGATTTTTGACAAAGTTATCTTGA
- a CDS encoding TVP38/TMEM64 family protein, whose product MTKLTIIQIFKSIDARNLQKFFNLSVLTLLILASVFSLNTDPALAQESPNLNSFNPQAILRNALQWIDSLGTVGAIAFIALYIIATVAFFPGSILTLGAGVIFGAVWGSLYVFIGATFGATAAFLVGRYFARNWVAEKIADNKKFAAIDQAVGKEGLKIVLLTRLSPIFPFNLLNYAFGITGVSLQDYFIGSLGMIPGTILYVYIGSLAGNLAMIGTEAQPSNPTLQWAIRILGLIATVAVTVYVTRIARKALEEEL is encoded by the coding sequence ATGACAAAATTAACAATCATTCAGATATTTAAAAGTATTGATGCCAGAAACTTGCAGAAGTTTTTTAACCTAAGTGTATTAACATTACTGATATTGGCGAGTGTTTTCTCATTAAACACAGACCCAGCTTTGGCACAAGAATCTCCCAATCTAAATTCTTTCAATCCCCAAGCAATTTTACGAAACGCCTTGCAGTGGATTGATAGCCTTGGTACAGTGGGAGCGATCGCATTTATTGCCCTTTATATTATCGCTACTGTTGCTTTTTTCCCAGGTTCTATTCTCACCTTGGGAGCTGGTGTAATTTTTGGTGCAGTTTGGGGTTCTCTCTACGTGTTTATCGGTGCAACCTTTGGCGCTACTGCTGCTTTTCTTGTAGGACGTTATTTCGCAAGAAACTGGGTTGCTGAGAAAATTGCAGATAACAAAAAATTTGCGGCGATTGACCAAGCTGTAGGTAAAGAAGGATTAAAAATTGTCCTGTTAACGCGACTATCACCCATCTTTCCTTTCAATTTGCTCAACTATGCCTTTGGCATCACAGGAGTTTCACTTCAAGATTACTTCATCGGCTCCTTGGGTATGATTCCCGGAACCATTCTGTACGTTTATATTGGTTCCCTTGCAGGTAATCTGGCGATGATTGGCACTGAGGCTCAACCTAGCAACCCAACTTTACAATGGGCAATTCGCATCTTGGGTTTGATTGCGACTGTCGCCGTTACAGTTTATGTAACCCGGATTGCACGCAAAGCTTTAGAAGAAGAATTGTAA